The Streptomyces sp. cg36 genomic interval GACCGCCGGGACGCCGCCGGCCCCAACATGTGCATACGTACGCACGCATTGGCTACGATGGGCGTCCCAGCACCTTCTCGCGCCCCGGGACGGAACCCATGCTGTCCGCACTGCGCAACCGCACCTACCGCCACCTCTTCACCGCCCAGGTGGTCGCGCTCGTCGGCACCGGCCTGGCCACCGTGGCGCTCGGCCTCCTCGCGTACGACCTGGCGGGCGGCCACGCCTCGGCGGTGCTCGGCACGGCACTGGCGATCAAGATGGTCGCGTACGTGACGGTGGCCCCGCTCGTCGGCGCCCACGCCCACCGGATCCCGCGCCGGGCGCTGCTCGTGGCGAGCGACCTGACCCGCGCCTGCGTCGCCCTCGCCCTGCCGTTCGTCTCCCAGGTCTGGCAGGTCTACGTACTGATCTTCCTGCTCCAGGCCGCCTCCGCCGCCTTCACCCCGGTCTTCCAGGCGGTCATCCCCGAGGTCCTGCCCGCCGAGCGCGACTACACCCACGCGCTCTCCCTGTCCCGGCTCGCCTACGACCTGGAGAGCCTGCTCAGCCCCGCCCTGGCCGCCCTGCTGCTGACCGTGGTCGGCTACGACTGGCTGTTCGCCGGGACCACCCTGGGCTTCCTCGCCTCGGCCTCGCTCGTGGTCTCGGCGGTGCTGCCCCGCATGGCGCCCGCGCCGCGCACCGGCGGCGCCTTCGCCAAGTCCGCCTCCGGGGTCCGGCTGTTCTGGGCGAGCCGTCGGCTGCGGGCGCTGCTCGCCCTGGACCTGGCGGTCGCGGCGGCCGGGGCGATGGTGTTCGTCAACACGGTCGTGGTGGTCCGGGGCCACTTCCACGAGCCCGCGGGCGCCGTCTCGCTCGCCCTCGGGGCCTACGGGGCCGGCTCGATGGCCGCCGCGCTGCTGCTCCCCGGGCTGCTGGCCCGGGCCGGTGACCGCGCGGTGATGCTTCCGGCGGGCTTCGCGCTGCCGGGCGTGCTGGCCGCGGTCGCCCTCACCACGCTCGCCCCGGCCGGACGGTGGAGCTGGGCCGGGGTCCTGGTGACCTGGGCGGTGATCGGGGCGGCCGGTTCGGCGGTGCTCACCCCGGGCGGGCGGCTGATCCGCCGGTGCACGGACACCGCCGACCTCCCGGCCGCGTTCGCCGCCCAGTTCTCCCTCTCGCACGGCTGCTGGCTGCTGACGTATCCGCTGGCGGGCTGGCTGGCGGCGGGGGTGGGAGTGCCGGTGACGGCGGGGGTGCTGGGGCTGATCGCGCTGGGGGCGGCGGGCGCGGCGGCCCGGGTCTGGCCGGTCGCAAGCGCGGCGGAGCCCGCCCCCGCAGAGGCGCGCCGGACGGCTGCGGCCACCGGGTGAGGGGCCGTCGGGGCCGCTGCCCGCACCCGTGAGCGGCGCCGCCGGAGAGGGCGGCGGGGCCCCACGGCCGCGTCCGGGCCGCCGGTGGAGACGCGACCGCCCCGGCCGGAGGAACCGGCCGGGGCGGGATCACGCGCCGATGCCCGTACGGAGGTACGGACGTACGGACCGCGGGATCAGGCGAGGGTGGCGAGCGCCTGGTTCAGGGTCGCCGACGGACGCATGACGGCCGCCGCCTTCTCCGCGTCGGGCTGGTAGTAGCCGCCGATCTCGGCCGGGGAGCCCTGGACGGCGATCAGCTCGCCGACGATGGTCTCCTCCTGCTCGGCCAGCGTCTTGGCCAGCGCCGCGAACGCCTCGGCGAGCTGCGCGTCCTCGGTCTGCTTGGCCAGCTCCTGGGCCCAGTACAGGGCCAGGTAGAAGTGGCTGCCGCGGTTGTCGATGCCGCCCAGCTTGCGGCTCGGCGACTTGTCCTCGTTGAGGAAGGTGCCGGTGGCGCGGTCCAGGGTGTCGGCCAGGACCTGGGCGCGGGCGTTGCCCTTGGTGGTGGCCAGGTGCTCGAAGCTCACCGCGAGGGCCAGGAACTCGCCCAGGCTGTCCCAGCGCAGGTAGTTCTCCTTGACCAGCTGCTGGACGTGCTTGGGGGCGGAGCCGCCGGCGCCCGTCTCGAAGAGGCCGCCGCCGTTCATCAGCGGGACCACCGAGAGCATCTTGGCGCTGGTGCCCAGCTCCAAGATCGGGAACAGGTCGGTCAGGTAGTCGCGCAGCACGTTGCCGGTGACGGAGATCGTGTTCTCGCCGCGGCGGATGCGCTCCAGGGAGAACGCGGTCGCCTCGACCGGGGACATGACCTTGATCTCCAGGCCCTCGGTGTCGTGCTCGGCGAGGTAGGTGCGGACCTTCCCGATCAGCACGGCGTCGTGGGCGCGCTCGGCGTCCAGCCAGAAGACGGCCGGGTCGCCGGTGGCGCGGGCGCGGGTGACGGCCAGCTTGACCCAGTCCTGGATCGGCAGGTCCTTGGTCTGGCACATGCGGAAGATGTCGCCCTCGGCGACCGGCTGCTCCAGGACGACGTTGCCGTCGGCGTCGACGACGCGGACGGTGCCCGCGGCGGCGATCTCGAAGGTCTTGTCGTGGCTGCCGTACTCCTCGGCCTTCTGCGCCATCAGACCGACGTTGGGGACCGAGCCCATGGTGGCCGGGTCGAAGGCGCCGTGGGCGCGGCAGTCGTCGATGACGACCTGGTAGACACCGGAGTAGCTGCTGTCCGGCAGGACGGCGAGCGTGTCGGCCTCCTGGCCGTCCGGGCCCCACATGTGGCCCGAGGTGCGGATCATCGCGGGCATGGAGGCGTCCACGATGACGTCGCTCGGGACGTGCAGGTTGGTGATGCCCTTGTCGGAGTCGACCATGGCGAGCGCCGGGCCCGCGGCGAGCTCCGCCTCGAAGGACTCCTTGATCTCGGCACCCAGGTGGGGCACGCCGTCCAGGCCCTTGAGGATGGTGCCGAGGCCGTCGTTCGGGGACAGGCCGGCGGCGACGAGCGCCTCGCCGTACTTCGCGAAGGTCTCCGGGAAGAACGCGCGGACCACGTGACCGAAGACGATCGGGTCGGAGACCTTCATCATCGTGGCCTTGAGGTGCACCGAGAACAGCACGCCCTCGGCCTTGGCGCGCTCGATCTGCGCGGCCAGGAAGGTCCGGAGCGCGGCCACGCGCATCACGGAGGCGTCGACGACCTCGCCCGCCAGGACCGGTACGGACTCGCGCAGCACCGTGGTGGTGCCGTCCTCGGCCGCCAGCTCGATGCGGAGCGAGCCGGCCGCGGCGACGACCGCGGACTTCTCCGTGGAGCGGAAGTCGTTCTCGCCCATGGTCGCCACGTTCGTCTTGGACTCGGGGGTCCAGGCGCCCATGCGGTGCGGGTGGGCCTTGGCGTAGTTCTTCACCGAGGCGGGGGCGCGGCGGTCGGAGTTGCCCTCGCGCAGCACCGGGTTCACGGCGCTGCCCTTGACCTTGTCGTAGCGGGCGCGGATGTCGCGCTCCTCGTCGGTCTTCGGGTCGTCCGGGTAGGCCGGCAGCGCGTAGCCCTGCGCCTGCAGCTCGGCGACGGCGGCCTTGAGCTGCGGGATGGAGGCCGAGATGTTCGGCAGCTTGATGATGTTGGCGTCGGGCGTCTTCGCCAGCTCGCCGAGCTCGGCGAGGGCGTCGGCGATGCGCTGCTCCTCCTGGAGGTACTCCGGGAAGTGGGCGATGATCCGCCCGGCCAGCGAGATGTCCCGCGTCTCCACAGTGACCCCGGCCGTCGAGGCATACGCCTGGACCACAGGCAGGAACGAGTACGTCGCCAGCGCGGGCGCCTCGTCAGTGTGGGTGTAGATGATGGTCGAGTCAGTCACCGGGTGCTCCACTCCACGTATGCAACATTGCTCGACATCAAGATATCTCGTGACGGGCCCGGCCCCGACAGGGCCCTGCCAGGCATTGGCCCGAACGCACGGAAAGCCGCCTTCTCCGATGGAGAAGACGGCTTCCGACCTGCGAAAACGCTGGTCGGGACGACAGGATTTGAACCTGCGACCCCTTGACCCCCAGTCAAGTGCGCTACCAAGCTGCGCCACGTCCCGATGCCCGTCTGACCTGGGGTTTCCCCCGGCCGAACGTGCACGAGAACAATACCGCACTTCTACCGGTGGTCACGAACGCCTTTCGGTCAGCGCCGCTGACCGGCCGCGAAATAGGCCGCGAGGCCGGGATCGAGCGGCTCCACCCGGCGGGGCGTGCCGCCGTCGCGCAGCGACATCGTGGCCTGGTAGCCCGCCGCCACCGCCATCCGGGCCGCCACCGGCGAGGTGTCGGTGCGCCCGCCCTCGCGCGCGAAGCGCACGAACTCGTCGATCAGCAGCGGGTCGGCCCCGCCGTGCCCCGAGTCGTCCGGCGCGGGCGCCACCTCGTGGGTCTCGTCGGGCTCCTCCCGGAAGTGCGAGCGCCGTGCGTTCCACACCTTGACCCGGCTGCCCGGCCCGTCCCCGAAGTTCTCCAGCCGGCCCGCGTCGCCGATCACCGTGTAGTTGCGCCAGTAGTCCGGGGTGAAGTGGCACTGCTGGTAGGCGGCGAGCACGCCGTTGTCGAGGCGCATGTTCAGCAGCGAGACGTCCTCGATGTCGATCACGGGGTTCAGGGCCCGCTGGGTGTGCGGCGGCCAGTGGCCGTCCTTGGTGTACCAGTCGTCGGCCTTGGGCTCGCCGGGCGCCCGCCGGTGCGGGTTGTCGCCGTAGACCATCAGGTCGCCCATGGCCTGCACGTCGCGCGCGTAGCCGCCGGCCAGCCAGTGCAGCACGTCGATGTCGTGGGCGGCCTTCTGCAGCAGCAGCCCGGTGGTGTACTCGCGCTGGGCGTGCCAGTCCTTGAAGTACCAGTCGCCGCCGTAGCCGACGAAGTGGCGCACCCAGACCGTCTTGACCGTGCCGATGGTCCCGGCCTCGACGAGGTCCCGCATCAGCCGGACCACCGGCATGTGGCGCATGTTGTGCCCGACGTACAGCCGCGCGCCCGTCTCGTACGCGGTGCGCAGGATCCGGTCGCAGCGCTCGACGGAGATGTCCAGCGGCTTCTCGACGAAGACGGCCTTGCCGGTCCGCATGGCCTCGCAGGCGATGTCGGCGTGGGTGTGGTCGGGGGTGAGGATCAGCAGGGCGTCGACGTCGGGGTCCTCGACGACCTTGCGGTGGTCGGCCACGATCGCGGCTTCCGGGAAGGCCCCGGCCGCCTCCGCGCGGGCCCGGGGGTCGTGGTCGGCGAGCGCGGTCACGGCGCTGCCGCGGCCGGGCCGGTGGGCCACGCGCGCGAGACTGCCGCGCAGGCCGAAGCCGAGGACGCCGATACGGAGGTCGGTCATGGTCAACTTCCTTACGGTCTGGGCGGTACGGGCCCGGCGCTCCGGAGGTGCCCGGTGCCCCGATGGTGTCATCGGCGCCCGATCCGGTGACACGCGCCGGGGTGTGCGCCGGGAACAACCATTTCGCGCCGCTGCCGCCTGGCCGCACCTCAACGCGCTGGTCCGGAACGCGGCCCGGTCGTCGCGGGGCGAAGCGATCAGGTTCGCACAGGCGCGGGGCCCGCCGGGGGCGGGCGGTGGCGTTCCGAATGCGTTCGCGGGCGGCACTCCCGCGCCTCCCGGACGCCCCCGAATGCCAGGGAAGTGCCCATCCGGGACCGAAAGCTGTCCCTGAGTGCCATATGCCCACGAAACCTTTGCCCTTGGCATGTGGCAGAAACGCGTATCGGGGGAATGCCAACCGAGTGGAACCGAGGCGGCCAACCTCACACAACACACCAGTAATCCAACGTCAACACGCCGTGTTTCAGCCAAAGTTGACGATGACGTTGTAGCGCCACTCAGTGATCAACAACATGATGAGGTCGGCCTATCGGGACGGGGACCACTGCCGATGCACCACCTGCTCGAACAGAGAAGCGAGCAGGCGTTTCGCGGAGGAGGGCTCGCCATGGACGGATACTTCAGCAGCCGCCTGCACCACCAACTACGGGAGAGCGTGCGGCAGTTCGCGGAACACGAAGTCCGGCCCCGGATAGCGGCGATGGAGGCGGCGCGGTCCGTCCAGTACGACCTCTCGCGCCTCATCGCCCGCCAGGGCTGGATAGGCGCGACCGTGAGCCCCGCATACGGCGGACTGGGCGCCGGACACCTCGGAAAGACCATCATCATCGAGGAGTTGAGCCGGGTCAGCGGCGCCATGGGCGCCATGGCGCAGGCGTCCCAGCTGGGCGTGGCCAAGATCGTGCACTTCGGCAGCGAGGAGCAGAAGAAGCAGTGGCTTCCGGCCATCGCCTCGGGCGACTGCCTGCCGACGATCGCGGTCACCGAACCCGATTCCGGCGGCCACGTCCTCGGGATGACGGCGAGCGCGGTCCGCGACGGCGACGACTACGTCCTCAACGGCCAGAAGGTCTACGTGGGCAACAGCCACGTCGGCGATCTGCACGGCGTGGTGGTGCGCACCGGCCCCGGCTCCACCGGCCTCACCGCGTTCCTGGTCGAGGCCGACCGCCCCGGGTGCACGGTCGGCCCGGAGCGGGAGACGATGGGGCTGCACGGCTTCGGCTTCGGCGAGCTCCGCTTCGACAACTGCCGGGTCCCGGCCGAGAGCCGCCTGGGCGAGGAGGGCGACGGACTCGCGGTCGCCTACTCCTCCAGCGTGCTCTACGGCCGCGCCAACCTCACCGCCGTGTCGCTCGGCATCCACCGGGCGATCCTGGAGGAGACCAGCCGGTTCTGCACCGAGCGGATCCGCTACGGCAAGCCCCTGCACGAACTCCCCAATGTGAAGATCAAGCTGGGCCAGCTCCAGTCCCGGCTGATGACCGCGCGGCTCGCCGCCTACCACGCGGTCCATCTGCTGGACCAGGGGCTGCCGTGCGACGCGGAGCTGATGAACGCCAAGGTGGTCAACGTCGAGTCGGCACTCGACTCGGCCCGCAACGC includes:
- a CDS encoding NADP-dependent isocitrate dehydrogenase; protein product: MTDSTIIYTHTDEAPALATYSFLPVVQAYASTAGVTVETRDISLAGRIIAHFPEYLQEEQRIADALAELGELAKTPDANIIKLPNISASIPQLKAAVAELQAQGYALPAYPDDPKTDEERDIRARYDKVKGSAVNPVLREGNSDRRAPASVKNYAKAHPHRMGAWTPESKTNVATMGENDFRSTEKSAVVAAAGSLRIELAAEDGTTTVLRESVPVLAGEVVDASVMRVAALRTFLAAQIERAKAEGVLFSVHLKATMMKVSDPIVFGHVVRAFFPETFAKYGEALVAAGLSPNDGLGTILKGLDGVPHLGAEIKESFEAELAAGPALAMVDSDKGITNLHVPSDVIVDASMPAMIRTSGHMWGPDGQEADTLAVLPDSSYSGVYQVVIDDCRAHGAFDPATMGSVPNVGLMAQKAEEYGSHDKTFEIAAAGTVRVVDADGNVVLEQPVAEGDIFRMCQTKDLPIQDWVKLAVTRARATGDPAVFWLDAERAHDAVLIGKVRTYLAEHDTEGLEIKVMSPVEATAFSLERIRRGENTISVTGNVLRDYLTDLFPILELGTSAKMLSVVPLMNGGGLFETGAGGSAPKHVQQLVKENYLRWDSLGEFLALAVSFEHLATTKGNARAQVLADTLDRATGTFLNEDKSPSRKLGGIDNRGSHFYLALYWAQELAKQTEDAQLAEAFAALAKTLAEQEETIVGELIAVQGSPAEIGGYYQPDAEKAAAVMRPSATLNQALATLA
- a CDS encoding Gfo/Idh/MocA family protein → MTDLRIGVLGFGLRGSLARVAHRPGRGSAVTALADHDPRARAEAAGAFPEAAIVADHRKVVEDPDVDALLILTPDHTHADIACEAMRTGKAVFVEKPLDISVERCDRILRTAYETGARLYVGHNMRHMPVVRLMRDLVEAGTIGTVKTVWVRHFVGYGGDWYFKDWHAQREYTTGLLLQKAAHDIDVLHWLAGGYARDVQAMGDLMVYGDNPHRRAPGEPKADDWYTKDGHWPPHTQRALNPVIDIEDVSLLNMRLDNGVLAAYQQCHFTPDYWRNYTVIGDAGRLENFGDGPGSRVKVWNARRSHFREEPDETHEVAPAPDDSGHGGADPLLIDEFVRFAREGGRTDTSPVAARMAVAAGYQATMSLRDGGTPRRVEPLDPGLAAYFAAGQRR
- a CDS encoding acyl-CoA dehydrogenase family protein, with the protein product MDGYFSSRLHHQLRESVRQFAEHEVRPRIAAMEAARSVQYDLSRLIARQGWIGATVSPAYGGLGAGHLGKTIIIEELSRVSGAMGAMAQASQLGVAKIVHFGSEEQKKQWLPAIASGDCLPTIAVTEPDSGGHVLGMTASAVRDGDDYVLNGQKVYVGNSHVGDLHGVVVRTGPGSTGLTAFLVEADRPGCTVGPERETMGLHGFGFGELRFDNCRVPAESRLGEEGDGLAVAYSSSVLYGRANLTAVSLGIHRAILEETSRFCTERIRYGKPLHELPNVKIKLGQLQSRLMTARLAAYHAVHLLDQGLPCDAELMNAKVVNVESALDSARNAMEIHAAAGLFTDRPIERYLRDAHHIFAPAGTSDVQLLRLAEVALGTTKGQWSQRLSDVVRTEELAAAH
- a CDS encoding MFS transporter, coding for MLSALRNRTYRHLFTAQVVALVGTGLATVALGLLAYDLAGGHASAVLGTALAIKMVAYVTVAPLVGAHAHRIPRRALLVASDLTRACVALALPFVSQVWQVYVLIFLLQAASAAFTPVFQAVIPEVLPAERDYTHALSLSRLAYDLESLLSPALAALLLTVVGYDWLFAGTTLGFLASASLVVSAVLPRMAPAPRTGGAFAKSASGVRLFWASRRLRALLALDLAVAAAGAMVFVNTVVVVRGHFHEPAGAVSLALGAYGAGSMAAALLLPGLLARAGDRAVMLPAGFALPGVLAAVALTTLAPAGRWSWAGVLVTWAVIGAAGSAVLTPGGRLIRRCTDTADLPAAFAAQFSLSHGCWLLTYPLAGWLAAGVGVPVTAGVLGLIALGAAGAAARVWPVASAAEPAPAEARRTAAATG